In Aedes albopictus strain Foshan chromosome 3, AalbF5, whole genome shotgun sequence, the following are encoded in one genomic region:
- the LOC134289930 gene encoding uncharacterized protein LOC134289930, translating to MASTGPQRIAQSRKTAAGRVTTRQQSGKSGSTAASVASQNSTGNGGPNTEPNQTATVVLEMIDTEKNHPNHPTLVGKFLRERGYLDCTEITKLGKFRFKVDTKSEAGLRRLNLAEINLRPYEPKNRNHTIAFVRGVPESFAEEEMLDNSEAEYQVIQVQRIKRRDRNGGLQDTTNIKVTVEGTQVPKWLKIYGCNFRPELYIFPIRQCQNCWRFGHGAKFCTARARCGTCGGNHPTRECNTDAKCPNCRSQHSANDPGCPERKRHVKIREKMREKQISYAQAETQYPKLQNRFNLLEELEEEEGVGFPTLQEYSHRKGPTGGRGPQKGQAVSNPRGSSRERTEHSENAMEVPPQHIERRTTCPNCRDNPLKATEFERFISWLRKEFLAEKRSRRWIEDLQVLQQKIARKAQHAKSELERDQLLVEIGQDIQAIIEGQPTPEKDIPRSNTGSHSGV from the coding sequence ATGGCCTCGACTGGACCCCAACGCATAGCTCAAAGCAGGAAGACAGCGGCCGGAAGGGTCACCACCAGGCAGCAATCGGGGAAATCGGGCAGCACAGCGGCCAGCGTCGCTTCACAAAATTCAACCGGGAATGGAGGTCCCAACACGGAACCCAACCAAACAGCAACGGTGGTTTTAGAGATGATTGACACGGAGAAGAATCACCCTAACCACCCAACTCTCGtgggaaaattcctgagagaGCGAGGCTACCTAGATTGCACAGAGATAACCAAGCTGGGCAAATTCCGCTTCAAGGTAGACACCAAATCTGAAGCAGGACTAAGGCGTCTAAACTTGGCAGAGATAAACCTGAGGCCGTACGAACCTAAAAATAGGAACCACACCATCGCTTTTGTTCGGGGGGTACCGGAAAGCTTTGCAGAAGAGGAGATGCTGGACAACTCGGAAGCGGAGTACCAAGTAATCCAGGTCCAGCGTATCAAGCGCCGAGACAGAAATGGTGGCCTCCAGGATACGACGAACATCAAGGTCACGGTAGAAGGAACCCAAGTGCCAAAATGGCTCAAGATCTACGGATGCAACTTCAGACCGGAGCTCTACATCTTCCCGATTCGCCAATGCCAAAACTGCTGGAGGTTTGGTCATGGAGCGAAGTTTTGCACTGCGAGGGCAAGATGCGGTACCTGCGGCGGGAATCATCCCACCAGAGAGTGCAATACAGATGCAAAATGTCCAAATTGCCGAAGCCAACACAGCGCAAACGACCCAGGATGCCCAGAAAGGAAGCGACACGTGAAGATCCGAGAAAAAATGAGGGAGAAGCAAATCAGCTACGCTCAGGCCGAGACCCAATACCCAAAGCTGCAGAACCGCTTCAACCTCCTCGAGGAGCTGGAAGAAGAGGAAGGAGTCGGATTTCCAACACTCCAAGAATACTCGCATCGCAAAGGGCCAACGGGTGGGCGAGGCCCCCAGAAAGGACAGGCGGTCTCTAATCCTCGTGGGAGTAGCCGCGAAAGAACGGAACACTCCGAAAACGCAATGGAAGTCCCGCCACAACACATCGAACGGCGAACAACATGCCCAAACTGCCGGGACAATCCACTCAAAGCCACCGAGTTTGAACGGTTTATTTCGTGGCTAAGGAAGGAATTCCTCGCGGAGAAAAGGTCTAGGCGTTGGATTGAGGACCTCCAGGTTCTACAGCAAAAGATAGCTCGGAAGGCGCAACACGCGAAGTCCGAACTAGAAAGAGATCAGTTGCTGGTGGAGATCGGACAGGACATACAGGCCATCATCGAAGGACAACCAACACCCGAGAAAGATATCCCCAGATCCAACACAGGTAGTCACAGTGGAGTGTAA